A single genomic interval of Halobacillus halophilus DSM 2266 harbors:
- a CDS encoding CBS domain-containing protein, producing MFVKSIMKPAHRSYTAKTDDRLSGILDLLNEHDLQAMPVLNDRKFLGMVSKEIIYRAYFNADQSKETFLNETTAGDIAENEDFYIHDEEVFERTLPAFKGFPLLAVVDKERNFQGLVTRFDVIEQFESAFGSKKKGIRIAFTSEESSGRIERLGDIIKSYHENVISLATFDETDKLARRIVLKIERKDNIEQFTNKLEKTGFRILSVKEV from the coding sequence ATGTTTGTGAAGAGTATTATGAAGCCTGCACATCGATCATACACTGCGAAGACAGATGATCGCTTAAGCGGCATTTTAGATTTATTGAATGAGCATGATCTTCAGGCAATGCCTGTACTTAATGATCGAAAGTTCTTAGGAATGGTTTCAAAGGAGATTATTTATCGGGCTTATTTTAATGCGGATCAAAGTAAAGAAACCTTTTTAAACGAAACGACCGCAGGCGATATTGCTGAAAATGAAGACTTCTATATCCATGATGAAGAAGTATTTGAACGCACACTGCCAGCGTTTAAAGGTTTTCCTTTACTGGCTGTTGTAGATAAAGAACGGAATTTTCAGGGGCTTGTCACACGTTTTGATGTGATTGAGCAGTTTGAAAGCGCATTTGGAAGTAAAAAGAAAGGTATTCGAATTGCTTTTACTTCTGAAGAGTCAAGTGGCCGAATTGAGAGACTGGGAGACATTATTAAAAGCTATCATGAAAATGTCATATCCCTGGCTACTTTTGATGAAACGGATAAGCTTGCACGTAGAATCGTTCTAAAAATTGAAAGAAAGGATAATATAGAACAATTTACAAATAAGCTGGAGAAGACAGGGTTTAGGATTTTAAGTGTTAAAGAAGTGTAA
- a CDS encoding spore coat associated protein CotJA gives MFTLIKCYQPYHGPFDPCPPRQRACYQTPPNLYVGFQQPSLPQFSLRDALYKGTLWPCFYDPYPTPQGKGEHS, from the coding sequence ATGTTTACTTTGATTAAGTGTTATCAACCGTATCACGGTCCATTTGATCCATGTCCTCCTCGGCAGAGGGCTTGCTATCAAACTCCTCCCAATCTATATGTTGGTTTTCAACAGCCGAGCCTTCCACAATTCTCTTTGCGGGATGCACTTTATAAAGGAACGCTTTGGCCTTGCTTCTACGACCCTTATCCAACTCCACAAGGGAAAGGGGAACATTCATGA
- a CDS encoding spore coat protein CotJB has translation MNNPPKAATDRYELMEKIQIVDFALVELTLYLDTHPNDFQAIQQFNELAVQSRDLKANYEKHFGPLRQYGASFSGYPWNWKDSPWPWQL, from the coding sequence ATGAACAATCCACCAAAAGCTGCAACCGATAGATACGAATTAATGGAGAAAATTCAAATCGTAGACTTTGCGCTTGTGGAGCTAACTCTTTACTTAGATACGCATCCGAATGACTTCCAAGCTATTCAGCAATTTAATGAGCTGGCGGTCCAAAGTAGGGATTTGAAAGCAAATTATGAAAAGCACTTCGGACCGTTGCGCCAGTATGGGGCCAGTTTTTCAGGTTACCCCTGGAATTGGAAAGACAGCCCCTGGCCCTGGCAACTGTAA
- a CDS encoding manganese catalase family protein gives MWYYEKKLQYPVKVTECNPRLAKYLIEQYGGADGELSAALRYLNQRYSIPDKVIGLLTDIGTEEFAHLEMIATMIYKLTKDATPEQMKEAGLGAHYANHDHALYYNNAAGSPWTATYIQAKGDPIADLYEDIAAEEKARATYQWIINMSDDPCLNDSLKFLRQREVVHSQRFREAVEILKFEKDRKQFF, from the coding sequence ATGTGGTACTATGAAAAGAAATTACAATATCCAGTTAAAGTAACGGAATGTAACCCAAGACTTGCTAAATACTTGATTGAGCAGTACGGAGGAGCTGATGGGGAGTTATCAGCTGCACTCCGTTATTTAAATCAGCGTTACAGCATCCCTGATAAGGTTATTGGATTATTGACTGATATAGGAACGGAAGAATTTGCCCATCTGGAAATGATCGCTACCATGATTTATAAATTAACCAAAGATGCTACACCTGAACAAATGAAAGAAGCTGGTTTAGGCGCCCATTATGCAAACCATGACCATGCCCTTTACTACAATAACGCTGCGGGAAGTCCGTGGACAGCTACTTATATACAGGCTAAAGGTGACCCGATTGCAGATCTTTACGAAGACATCGCGGCCGAAGAAAAAGCAAGAGCTACTTACCAGTGGATTATCAATATGTCAGATGATCCTTGTTTAAATGACAGTCTTAAATTCTTAAGACAAAGAGAGGTTGTTCACTCTCAACGTTTTCGAGAAGCAGTTGAAATTCTTAAATTCGAGAAAGATCGAAAGCAATTTTTTTAA
- a CDS encoding CPBP family intramembrane glutamic endopeptidase, giving the protein MKRKKQAEVIKMMTDQEVTLQLILTQLLLLILSILGSFFLFDSFWSEWKSIFEVTFNDWIWFGVLPGLIVLMIDFILMNRLPKQYYDDGGINNKVFKNRSIPGIIGVTLLVAISEEMLFRGVLHTEYGYWAASLLFALLHFRYLSKIVLLISVLFVSFFIGYMFELTGSLTVTITAHFIIDVVLAMWIRLGNRGESSDSIPS; this is encoded by the coding sequence ATGAAACGAAAAAAACAGGCAGAAGTTATTAAAATGATGACGGATCAGGAAGTGACGCTTCAACTGATCCTAACCCAGCTTTTACTTTTAATCCTCTCTATTCTAGGCAGCTTTTTTTTATTTGATTCCTTTTGGTCAGAATGGAAATCCATATTCGAAGTAACGTTTAATGATTGGATATGGTTTGGGGTATTGCCAGGACTTATTGTTCTCATGATCGATTTTATTTTGATGAACAGGCTTCCAAAACAATACTATGATGATGGCGGGATTAATAACAAAGTATTTAAAAATCGATCGATCCCAGGTATCATTGGAGTTACATTATTAGTGGCTATAAGCGAAGAAATGTTATTTAGAGGTGTTTTACATACGGAATATGGATATTGGGCAGCCAGTTTATTATTTGCTCTTTTACATTTTCGTTATTTGTCAAAAATTGTTCTCTTAATCTCTGTATTGTTTGTCAGCTTTTTTATTGGATATATGTTTGAATTAACAGGCAGTCTTACGGTCACAATTACGGCTCATTTTATTATAGATGTGGTACTTGCCATGTGGATACGTCTAGGGAACAGGGGGGAATCAAGTGACTCAATCCCATCATAG
- a CDS encoding RecQ family ATP-dependent DNA helicase, which produces MYNLSFQLEKHFGFSQFREGQQPIIESILSGQDVLGILPTGTGKSLCYQLPAKIQSGTTIVVSPLISLMIDQVKQLKASGYKSVVALNSFMDRAERRKMLEHLDQYDLIYMSPEFLQNDWVMQHLVKLSISLFVIDEAHCISQWGHEFRTDYLKLHQTISKLGEPTVLALSATATPEVQTDIMDKLKRPLMEKYIYPMDKQNVSFAVEHYATPDHKIDRMIQLLSDQAVPTMVYFSSRQWAEKAAYLLQARLKQRVAFYHGGMEQMDRMLVQQQFMNDQLDVICCTSAFGMGVDKSNIRLVIHFHPPSQLESFIQEVGRAGRDGNPCASLVLYGPKDHYLPQMLIESELPQMDHVQNVLRYLQMIWKNNTLIPSNDEFAELLELSESQWNFLRFQLEEHGVLKERTILKDPKETFVERNLEGLINKRWKYKQAKLTEMLQWIHHTSCRRKSLYESFQADIREPSVPCCDSCGFTMDTLSFEKSEFQADVDTWKERLAIIFRQGARYETKKTGRSY; this is translated from the coding sequence ATGTATAATTTATCTTTTCAATTAGAAAAGCACTTCGGATTTTCACAGTTTCGTGAAGGGCAACAGCCGATTATCGAGTCGATTTTATCTGGTCAGGATGTTCTTGGTATTTTACCTACAGGAACTGGTAAATCTCTTTGCTATCAGCTGCCCGCAAAGATTCAATCAGGAACCACGATTGTAGTATCTCCTCTTATTTCTTTAATGATTGATCAAGTGAAGCAGCTGAAAGCATCTGGCTATAAGTCAGTCGTTGCACTGAATAGTTTTATGGATCGTGCGGAGCGGAGAAAAATGCTGGAACATCTTGATCAATACGATTTAATATATATGTCCCCAGAATTTCTCCAGAATGACTGGGTTATGCAGCATCTTGTAAAGCTTAGTATCAGTTTATTTGTCATTGATGAAGCTCACTGCATATCACAATGGGGCCATGAATTTAGAACGGATTATTTAAAATTGCATCAAACCATTTCTAAACTTGGCGAACCAACAGTACTAGCACTAAGTGCTACAGCAACTCCAGAAGTCCAAACAGACATTATGGATAAATTAAAGCGTCCTCTTATGGAAAAGTATATTTATCCAATGGACAAGCAGAATGTCAGTTTCGCGGTCGAGCATTACGCAACTCCTGATCATAAAATAGATCGGATGATTCAGCTGCTTTCTGATCAGGCGGTTCCTACAATGGTCTATTTTTCCAGTAGACAATGGGCTGAAAAAGCAGCCTATCTGCTCCAGGCTAGGCTGAAGCAAAGGGTGGCTTTTTATCACGGAGGAATGGAGCAAATGGATAGGATGTTGGTACAGCAGCAATTTATGAATGATCAGCTCGATGTAATTTGCTGCACAAGTGCCTTTGGTATGGGAGTGGATAAATCTAATATTCGACTGGTTATTCATTTTCACCCCCCATCCCAGCTGGAATCATTTATCCAGGAGGTAGGAAGAGCCGGAAGAGACGGGAACCCTTGTGCTAGCCTAGTACTTTACGGGCCAAAGGATCATTATCTCCCTCAGATGTTAATAGAGAGTGAATTGCCACAAATGGACCATGTTCAAAACGTGTTAAGATATCTGCAGATGATATGGAAGAACAACACTTTAATTCCTTCGAATGACGAATTCGCTGAACTTCTGGAATTATCGGAGTCGCAATGGAACTTTTTACGTTTTCAGTTAGAAGAACACGGTGTGCTGAAAGAGAGAACTATCTTAAAAGATCCTAAAGAAACTTTTGTTGAGCGAAATCTGGAGGGTCTAATAAACAAAAGGTGGAAGTACAAGCAGGCAAAACTTACTGAAATGCTTCAATGGATCCATCATACTTCTTGCAGAAGAAAAAGTCTCTACGAATCCTTTCAAGCTGATATTCGAGAACCCTCAGTACCCTGCTGTGATTCATGTGGATTTACAATGGATACGTTAAGCTTTGAGAAGAGCGAGTTCCAAGCAGATGTTGATACTTGGAAAGAACGGTTAGCTATTATCTTTAGACAGGGGGCGAGGTATGAAACGAAAAAAACAGGCAGAAGTTATTAA
- a CDS encoding helix-turn-helix domain-containing protein has product MFNVIILTCVRKLNGERTISGIYNLLTGKRSSQTLQDAKGYELERYFGIYEGLARDEFEDRCKQIEKNQWIYLVDRISPIITSDGARYLDNYQGPSFEYFSGMNNHRNIREFEHRLLLVIQTITSIHAGNYTFIPVIDDSKAQRWVKRYYASLSHNLNQEVKGMYSEILDLLNNRSYLESELFTFRLSGAEVIGLTYEQMKRKYDITTEDAYVCIQHVLYYLFHEARNSPDSYPFLFACTRGLDGETMITQSAKHTYHYLELGWTLEAIVSKRRLKKSTIQDHIVEAALVIPDFSIERFLSAKDQQRIIAAANNMNTLRLKQIHQTLNGEFDYFQIRLALAKGKKLTAKGQSYADV; this is encoded by the coding sequence GTGTTTAATGTCATTATTTTGACATGCGTAAGAAAGTTAAATGGAGAGCGTACAATATCAGGAATATATAATTTATTAACTGGAAAACGTTCGTCTCAGACATTGCAGGACGCAAAGGGTTACGAATTGGAGCGTTATTTTGGTATTTATGAAGGGTTAGCTCGAGATGAATTTGAAGACAGATGTAAGCAAATTGAAAAAAATCAGTGGATTTATCTTGTAGATCGAATCTCACCCATTATTACATCTGATGGAGCTCGCTATCTTGATAACTATCAGGGGCCTTCATTTGAATATTTTAGCGGAATGAATAATCACCGGAATATCAGAGAATTTGAACACAGACTTTTACTAGTCATTCAGACGATTACTTCTATTCATGCAGGCAACTATACGTTTATCCCTGTTATCGATGACTCTAAAGCACAAAGGTGGGTTAAACGTTATTATGCTTCTCTTTCCCATAACCTGAATCAAGAAGTCAAAGGAATGTATAGTGAAATCTTGGATCTTTTGAACAATCGATCGTATTTGGAGTCAGAACTGTTCACTTTTCGGTTGAGTGGGGCTGAAGTGATAGGGCTTACCTATGAACAAATGAAGCGTAAGTATGACATTACAACGGAAGATGCTTACGTTTGTATTCAGCATGTACTTTATTATTTATTCCACGAGGCTAGAAATTCACCAGATTCCTACCCCTTCCTATTTGCGTGCACTCGTGGTTTAGATGGTGAGACAATGATCACTCAGTCAGCTAAGCATACGTACCACTATTTAGAGCTAGGGTGGACATTGGAAGCGATTGTTTCGAAGCGCCGCTTGAAAAAAAGTACAATTCAGGACCATATCGTTGAAGCAGCCCTAGTTATCCCGGATTTTTCAATCGAACGTTTTCTCAGTGCCAAAGATCAGCAAAGAATCATAGCAGCAGCTAATAACATGAATACGCTACGTTTAAAACAAATTCATCAAACTTTGAACGGTGAATTTGATTACTTTCAAATCAGATTGGCTCTGGCTAAAGGTAAGAAGTTAACAGCGAAAGGACAATCTTATGCAGATGTATAA
- a CDS encoding ferredoxin produces the protein MAKYTMVDQETCIACGACGAAAPDIYDYDDEGIAYSVLDDNQGVSEVPEVWEEDMEDAFDGCPTDSIKIAKSPFEGNAHKHE, from the coding sequence GTGGCTAAATATACGATGGTTGATCAAGAAACGTGTATCGCATGTGGTGCTTGTGGAGCTGCAGCACCTGACATATATGATTATGACGACGAAGGGATTGCTTACTCTGTACTTGATGATAACCAGGGTGTTTCGGAAGTGCCTGAAGTGTGGGAAGAAGACATGGAAGATGCCTTCGATGGCTGCCCTACAGATTCTATTAAGATTGCAAAATCCCCTTTTGAAGGAAATGCGCACAAGCACGAATAA
- a CDS encoding helix-turn-helix transcriptional regulator, whose product MDKEQLRIQVAEKIKLIRVEYGYTQSKMAEVLGLSKKTLVQIEKGRTIAGWTTVVAVCALFQDSEVLKGVLGDAPLEIAETIAHHQVERPVGKTLGGKVWWTTLKEKEGFLLQQNMISKHYRIIDDQFDRWFSTFEEGEAYKRFEELDK is encoded by the coding sequence TTGGATAAAGAACAATTAAGGATACAAGTAGCTGAAAAAATAAAATTAATCCGTGTGGAATATGGCTATACGCAATCAAAAATGGCTGAAGTGCTAGGCTTGTCTAAAAAAACCCTTGTCCAAATTGAAAAGGGACGCACAATTGCTGGATGGACCACAGTGGTGGCCGTGTGCGCTCTTTTTCAAGATAGTGAAGTTTTAAAAGGCGTTCTTGGAGATGCCCCCCTTGAAATTGCAGAAACCATTGCTCATCACCAAGTGGAACGTCCGGTGGGTAAAACGCTGGGAGGGAAAGTATGGTGGACAACGCTCAAGGAAAAAGAAGGTTTTTTACTGCAGCAAAATATGATAAGCAAGCATTACCGGATTATAGATGATCAATTTGACCGCTGGTTTTCTACCTTTGAGGAGGGAGAAGCTTATAAAAGGTTTGAAGAGCTGGATAAATGA
- the sigX gene encoding RNA polymerase sigma factor SigX, which translates to MKTFFDELYESYHHDLFQYLIYMVRDRDLAEDLVQEVYIKVLKSYQSFDGRSTEKTWLLSIARHVAIDHFRKQKRKRNRIMDFFDWNEKGEQLKDYASLPDEIAIQNDEMKQVYKALDNCTIDQRNVIIFRFIQGLSIQETAEILNWSESKVKTTQHRGMRALKEMMDKPVEGGGAA; encoded by the coding sequence GTGAAAACGTTCTTTGACGAACTTTACGAAAGTTATCATCATGATTTGTTTCAATATTTAATCTACATGGTCAGAGATCGCGATCTCGCTGAAGATCTTGTCCAGGAAGTTTATATAAAGGTGCTTAAATCTTATCAGTCTTTTGATGGGCGGAGTACTGAAAAAACTTGGCTGCTATCCATAGCGAGACATGTAGCGATTGATCACTTCAGGAAGCAAAAACGCAAACGGAATCGAATTATGGATTTTTTTGATTGGAATGAAAAAGGGGAGCAGCTTAAAGATTATGCTTCTTTGCCGGATGAAATCGCAATCCAAAATGATGAAATGAAGCAAGTTTATAAAGCACTGGATAATTGTACGATAGATCAAAGAAATGTAATTATTTTCAGGTTCATACAAGGATTGTCTATACAAGAAACAGCAGAAATATTAAATTGGAGCGAGAGTAAAGTGAAAACGACTCAGCATCGAGGAATGAGAGCCTTAAAAGAGATGATGGATAAGCCTGTGGAAGGGGGGGGTGCAGCGTGA
- a CDS encoding ECF transporter S component encodes MNIYKITLIAMLASLAVAGRIALSHVPNVQPVTAIIILTGFWMGPAAGLIMAFLTTIVSNMLLGMGYWTIWQVVAWSIIGLVAGLLGKYKSGLPVWGLSIYGFLSGIFFGLVISLTMRSIGQPFWAYYLAGLPYDLNHAISTIIFILVLSPVLGTLFKRYKKRNGLTEKTPHIGTTNYRS; translated from the coding sequence ATGAATATTTATAAAATCACCTTAATTGCCATGCTTGCCTCATTAGCGGTTGCGGGCAGAATTGCTCTAAGCCATGTACCTAATGTACAGCCGGTAACTGCCATTATCATTTTGACAGGGTTTTGGATGGGACCCGCTGCAGGACTAATTATGGCATTCTTAACAACCATTGTATCCAATATGCTTCTTGGGATGGGCTACTGGACTATATGGCAGGTAGTTGCATGGTCAATTATAGGTTTGGTTGCTGGTCTACTTGGAAAATATAAATCAGGTCTCCCCGTCTGGGGCCTTTCCATATATGGGTTTCTCTCAGGTATATTTTTCGGGCTGGTTATCTCACTTACGATGCGTTCTATTGGTCAGCCTTTCTGGGCTTATTATTTGGCGGGATTGCCTTACGATCTAAATCATGCTATTTCAACAATCATTTTCATCTTAGTTCTTTCTCCCGTTTTAGGTACATTGTTTAAACGTTACAAGAAGAGAAATGGACTAACTGAAAAAACACCACATATTGGAACAACCAATTATCGTTCTTAA
- a CDS encoding DUF4430 domain-containing protein, producing MNKLYALMLAVLLTAGILSGCGTQKEEQANAVQEEEKQEVSVQIEISKNNGEEILADKELSVEEGATLMKVLEDNFEVEQSDGMINSIEGISANQDKKMAWMYTINGEEAQVGANDYELKQGDEIVFDYHSWE from the coding sequence ATGAACAAACTTTATGCTTTAATGTTGGCGGTCTTATTAACGGCAGGTATCTTAAGCGGGTGTGGCACACAGAAAGAGGAACAAGCCAATGCCGTTCAGGAAGAGGAAAAACAGGAAGTCAGTGTCCAAATAGAGATCTCCAAAAATAATGGAGAGGAAATCTTAGCTGATAAAGAACTTTCCGTGGAGGAAGGCGCTACCTTGATGAAAGTCTTGGAAGATAATTTTGAAGTAGAACAAAGTGATGGAATGATTAATAGTATTGAAGGAATATCAGCAAATCAAGATAAGAAAATGGCCTGGATGTACACCATTAATGGAGAGGAAGCCCAAGTGGGAGCCAACGACTATGAATTAAAACAAGGCGATGAGATTGTATTTGATTACCATTCATGGGAATGA
- a CDS encoding ATP-binding protein, which yields MFWRSVVGKLWFTILFLVCFVLFILTVLLLEFFQNYHIQQAESQLLQTASKITEVVDRYEDRNLLLSTTALVKNPASRALITYGPDEVIISDSESKALPKMTYNWISSDNDLSKVISEGQDVKKVTEIKEFDTEVMVVGTPLTERNGAVFVYQSLDTIEETSEQTTKIIFLGAGIAIILTTIFAFFLSTRITSPLIKMREGALELAKGEFNTKIPILTHDEIGELAMAFNRMGRQLKFHINALNQEKEQLSGILRSMADGVITINREGEVLITNPPAQQYLEADKFENDEEATLNPINLPTPLYELFDEVISKEQEAMTEVSLQGRSWVIIMTPLYDKDTIRGAVAVLRDMTDERRLDKLRKDFIANVSHELRTPISMLQGYSEAIVDDVAESKEDKNELAQIIHDESLRIGRLVNELLDLARMEAGHINLYVESVEMTSYMDKIERKFQGLSKERQVALTINVDPNLEWLYFDADRIEQVFTNLIDNAIRHTSEHGSVNVMIEDGEHEWMASVYDSGQGISEEDLPFVFERFYKADKSRKRETSKHKKGTGLGLAIAKNIVEAHNGMISVHSKVEEGTTFSFRIPKRIDFTDN from the coding sequence TAGATAGGTATGAAGATAGAAATCTGCTTCTTTCTACTACGGCACTTGTTAAGAATCCTGCGAGCCGGGCGTTGATCACTTATGGACCTGATGAAGTGATTATTAGTGATAGCGAATCAAAGGCTCTGCCCAAAATGACTTACAATTGGATCTCCTCCGATAACGATTTATCCAAAGTCATAAGTGAAGGGCAGGATGTGAAAAAGGTTACAGAAATAAAAGAGTTTGATACAGAGGTTATGGTGGTGGGAACTCCTTTAACGGAAAGAAATGGAGCTGTTTTTGTTTATCAATCTCTGGATACGATAGAGGAAACTTCTGAACAGACCACCAAGATTATTTTTCTTGGAGCAGGGATTGCTATTATTTTGACTACGATCTTTGCTTTTTTCTTATCTACCCGTATCACCTCCCCCCTAATCAAGATGCGGGAAGGGGCCCTTGAGCTTGCTAAAGGGGAATTTAACACAAAAATCCCTATTTTAACTCATGATGAAATAGGAGAGCTTGCTATGGCTTTCAATCGCATGGGACGTCAGCTTAAATTTCATATTAATGCGCTAAATCAGGAGAAAGAACAGCTTTCGGGCATATTGCGCTCGATGGCAGATGGGGTTATTACTATCAATCGTGAAGGAGAAGTTCTGATTACCAACCCTCCAGCCCAGCAATATTTGGAAGCTGATAAGTTTGAGAATGATGAAGAAGCTACATTGAATCCAATTAATTTGCCGACTCCTCTTTATGAACTTTTTGATGAAGTGATATCCAAAGAACAGGAAGCGATGACTGAAGTATCCTTGCAAGGCCGCTCCTGGGTCATTATTATGACTCCATTATACGATAAAGACACTATTAGAGGTGCAGTTGCGGTCTTAAGAGATATGACAGACGAGCGCAGACTGGATAAACTTCGCAAAGATTTTATAGCCAATGTTTCCCATGAACTACGAACTCCTATTTCAATGCTTCAAGGGTACAGTGAAGCAATAGTAGATGATGTTGCGGAGAGTAAAGAAGATAAAAATGAACTAGCCCAGATCATTCACGATGAATCATTGCGAATTGGCCGACTGGTCAATGAGTTATTGGATTTAGCTCGAATGGAAGCGGGTCATATAAATTTATATGTGGAATCCGTAGAAATGACTTCTTATATGGACAAGATCGAACGGAAGTTTCAAGGACTTTCCAAGGAACGACAGGTAGCCTTAACCATAAATGTAGATCCAAATCTAGAATGGCTTTATTTTGATGCTGATCGGATTGAACAAGTATTTACTAATCTCATTGATAATGCCATTCGACATACAAGTGAGCATGGATCCGTAAACGTAATGATTGAGGATGGAGAACATGAATGGATGGCATCTGTATATGATTCTGGTCAGGGAATTTCTGAAGAGGACCTTCCTTTTGTATTCGAACGTTTTTATAAAGCAGACAAATCAAGAAAAAGAGAAACATCTAAGCATAAAAAAGGAACGGGTCTAGGACTGGCTATTGCTAAAAATATTGTGGAAGCCCATAATGGAATGATTAGTGTGCACAGTAAGGTAGAAGAGGGGACTACTTTTTCTTTCAGAATCCCTAAGAGGATAGATTTTACAGATAATTAG